In Heliomicrobium undosum, one genomic interval encodes:
- the cas4 gene encoding CRISPR-associated protein Cas4, translating to MSKREYGEEELLALSGLQHMAFCERQWALIHLEKQWKENLQTMEGRILHERVHDPLLFEKRGDRITARAVPLVSRRLGIYGVADVIEYHRVVESLTDTENETAMETVRDAPDPAPEAVAGFAPGAVRVAGKDGMWRPYPVEYKRGRPKKDNRDRVQLCAQAMCLEEMYHIRINAGYLYYGEIRRREAVELDEHLRKEVEDLALRMHELYERGATPPPLTRQGPCKLCSLRDTCMPRLPKTGRVTDYVRNVLKDIQEERGALP from the coding sequence GTGAGCAAGCGGGAGTATGGTGAAGAGGAACTGCTGGCGTTGTCGGGACTGCAGCACATGGCCTTTTGCGAACGCCAGTGGGCGCTGATTCACCTGGAAAAGCAGTGGAAGGAAAACCTGCAAACCATGGAGGGGCGCATCCTCCATGAGCGCGTCCACGATCCGCTGCTGTTTGAAAAGCGCGGCGATCGCATTACGGCCCGCGCCGTGCCGCTGGTGTCGCGACGGTTGGGCATCTACGGCGTCGCCGATGTGATTGAGTACCATCGCGTGGTCGAAAGCTTGACGGATACTGAAAACGAAACCGCAATGGAAACCGTGCGAGACGCGCCGGACCCCGCCCCGGAGGCCGTGGCGGGGTTCGCGCCGGGAGCCGTGAGGGTGGCAGGGAAGGATGGCATGTGGCGTCCATATCCGGTTGAATACAAAAGGGGACGGCCCAAAAAAGACAACCGGGATCGGGTGCAACTGTGCGCACAGGCAATGTGCCTGGAAGAGATGTACCATATTCGCATTAATGCCGGGTACTTATATTATGGAGAGATCCGCCGGCGCGAAGCAGTGGAACTGGACGAGCACTTGCGTAAAGAGGTGGAGGACTTGGCGCTGCGGATGCATGAACTGTACGAACGCGGCGCCACACCGCCGCCGCTGACCCGGCAAGGACCCTGCAAATTATGTTCTCTCCGGGACACCTGTATGCCGCGATTGCCGAAGACCGGCCGCGTGACCGACTACGTGCGGAATGTGCTGAAGGATATTCAGGAGGAGCGGGGGGCGTTGCCGTGA
- the cas7c gene encoding type I-C CRISPR-associated protein Cas7/Csd2, with amino-acid sequence MTEPICNRYEFVLFFEVENGNPNGDPDAGNLPRIDPETGLGIVSDVCLKRKIRNYVEIAKAGQPNYNIYVREGAVLNKQHLTAYEALGIKSESKKLPKDQEQAKKLTGYMCANFFDIRTFGAVMTTEVNCGQVRGPVQIAFSRSIDPIVQQEVTITRMAVTNANDAEKERAMGRKHIVPYALYRAEGYISSHLAEKTGFSDEDLALLWQALMEMFEHDHSAARGKMSSRKLYVFQHETALGNAPAHKLFDCVRAERIDKARPARAFADYHIELHQDKLPGNVKVLELL; translated from the coding sequence ATGACCGAGCCGATCTGCAACCGCTATGAGTTTGTCTTGTTTTTTGAGGTGGAAAACGGAAATCCCAACGGTGACCCCGATGCAGGCAACCTGCCACGCATCGACCCGGAGACGGGCCTGGGGATCGTCTCTGATGTGTGCCTGAAGCGAAAGATCCGCAATTATGTGGAGATCGCCAAGGCCGGTCAGCCGAACTACAATATCTATGTTCGGGAAGGCGCTGTGCTGAATAAACAGCACCTAACGGCCTATGAAGCACTTGGGATCAAGTCGGAATCGAAAAAGTTGCCAAAGGATCAGGAACAGGCGAAAAAGTTGACCGGGTATATGTGCGCCAACTTTTTCGATATTCGCACTTTCGGCGCGGTGATGACGACGGAAGTCAACTGCGGTCAAGTGCGCGGTCCGGTGCAAATCGCCTTTTCGCGTAGTATCGATCCGATCGTGCAACAAGAGGTGACCATCACCCGCATGGCGGTGACCAACGCCAACGATGCGGAAAAAGAGCGGGCCATGGGTCGAAAGCACATCGTGCCCTATGCCCTCTACCGCGCTGAGGGGTACATATCGTCCCACCTGGCTGAAAAAACAGGCTTTTCCGACGAGGACCTCGCTCTTCTGTGGCAAGCGCTGATGGAGATGTTTGAACATGATCATTCGGCGGCGCGCGGCAAGATGTCGTCCCGCAAGTTGTATGTCTTCCAGCACGAAACGGCCCTTGGCAATGCGCCCGCACACAAACTCTTCGACTGTGTCCGGGCGGAACGGATCGACAAAGCCCGGCCGGCGCGTGCCTTCGCCGACTATCACATCGAGTTGCATCAGGATAAGCTGCCCGGCAATGTGAAGGTATTGGAACTGCTGTGA
- the cas8c gene encoding type I-C CRISPR-associated protein Cas8c/Csd1, which produces MILQALYDFYERMTADPGSGMPKTGYSKAKVFFALNLSASGDLLDLFPLYDVVKNKKVARELDVPEQIKRSSGISPNFLCDNSAYVLGIDEKGKPERALKAFEAFLQLHEEVFAGVDDEGAQAVLTFLRRRKPGVIDEPQWSDARNELLEGGNLVFRLDGSPGYIHDRPSVQHAWIGYTAKRESSEKGQCLVTGEWGPVARLHPAIKGVWGAQTAGASLVSFNKDSFESYGKEQSINSPVASHVASGYGAALNYLLGSKRNKVQIGDTATLFWAEREASVEESIIGTLIDPAELEDDEAPKDGRRYDPLAAEWVRQVLRDVRDGNHVLDQDARLDSSVRFYILGLSPNAARLSVRFWHVDTFGSLVERFVQHFRDMSIQLPVGGRWPEYPAIWRILKETAVQGERKNVLPQLGGTLARSILLGTAYPQALYQAILVRIRAEHEINPVRAGVIKAHLLRNARIYGSIKGEEALTMALNDQSTHPGYLLGRLFALLEKVQQEALPGINATIRDRYFGAASATPASVFPLLLRNAQHHLAKVEYSIYLEKKFQEIMAGLSEFPAHLNLNDQGFFMLGYYHQRQSFYTKKNDKEE; this is translated from the coding sequence GTGATCTTACAGGCTCTCTACGACTTCTACGAACGCATGACCGCTGATCCCGGCTCGGGGATGCCCAAAACCGGCTACAGCAAAGCAAAGGTCTTTTTCGCCTTAAACCTGTCCGCTTCCGGCGATTTGCTGGACCTATTTCCCCTTTATGATGTGGTGAAAAACAAAAAAGTCGCCCGGGAGTTGGATGTGCCGGAGCAGATCAAACGTTCTTCCGGCATCTCGCCCAACTTTCTTTGCGACAACAGCGCCTATGTGCTGGGGATTGATGAAAAAGGGAAACCGGAACGGGCGCTTAAGGCCTTTGAGGCCTTTCTCCAATTGCATGAGGAAGTGTTCGCAGGAGTGGACGACGAGGGCGCCCAGGCGGTGCTCACGTTTTTGCGCAGACGTAAGCCCGGTGTCATCGATGAACCGCAATGGAGCGACGCGCGCAATGAACTTCTAGAGGGGGGTAACCTTGTCTTCCGTCTCGACGGGAGTCCCGGCTATATCCATGACCGTCCTTCCGTGCAGCATGCCTGGATCGGATATACCGCAAAAAGGGAATCAAGTGAAAAGGGGCAGTGCCTCGTCACCGGCGAATGGGGTCCCGTGGCCCGGCTCCATCCGGCGATCAAAGGGGTGTGGGGCGCTCAAACAGCCGGCGCGTCGTTGGTTTCCTTTAACAAGGATTCCTTCGAGTCTTACGGCAAAGAGCAGAGCATCAACTCCCCCGTTGCCTCCCATGTAGCGTCTGGATACGGCGCCGCCTTAAACTACCTGCTCGGCAGCAAGCGCAACAAGGTGCAGATCGGCGATACGGCGACCCTTTTTTGGGCTGAACGTGAAGCCTCGGTAGAAGAAAGCATCATCGGAACTCTTATTGACCCTGCCGAGCTTGAAGACGATGAAGCGCCAAAGGACGGCCGGCGCTACGATCCGCTGGCCGCCGAGTGGGTGCGCCAGGTCTTGCGTGACGTGCGAGACGGCAACCATGTGCTGGATCAAGACGCTAGACTCGATTCATCCGTGCGGTTTTACATACTGGGGCTCTCTCCGAACGCCGCGCGCTTGTCGGTGCGGTTCTGGCATGTGGATACCTTCGGCTCTTTGGTAGAGCGCTTCGTTCAACATTTTCGCGATATGTCGATCCAACTGCCGGTAGGGGGACGTTGGCCGGAATACCCGGCTATCTGGAGAATCTTGAAGGAAACAGCGGTGCAGGGCGAACGCAAAAATGTGTTGCCCCAATTGGGCGGGACGCTGGCCCGTTCGATTCTGCTGGGTACCGCCTATCCGCAGGCGCTGTATCAGGCCATACTGGTGCGCATCCGGGCGGAGCACGAGATAAACCCCGTGCGCGCCGGGGTGATCAAGGCACATCTGCTGCGTAATGCCCGAATCTACGGTTCAATCAAAGGGGAGGAGGCACTGACTATGGCGCTCAATGATCAGTCGACACATCCCGGTTACCTGTTGGGGCGGTTGTTCGCCCTGTTGGAAAAGGTGCAACAGGAGGCGCTGCCGGGGATCAACGCGACTATCCGGGATCGTTACTTCGGCGCTGCTTCGGCCACACCGGCTTCGGTCTTTCCGCTGCTGCTCCGCAATGCGCAGCACCATCTCGCCAAAGTGGAATACAGCATCTATTTAGAAAAGAAGTTCCAGGAGATCATGGCGGGACTGTCGGAATTTCCGGCCCACCTGAACCTGAACGATCAAGGATTTTTCATGCTGGGCTATTATCACCAGCGGCAAAGCTTCTATACAAAAAAGAACGATAAGGAGGAATAA
- the cas5c gene encoding type I-C CRISPR-associated protein Cas5c — translation MGYGIKLKVWGDYACFTRPEMKAERVSYDVITPSAARGILEAIHWKPAIRWVVDRIHVLKEIRFENFRRNEVGSKISAANVKKAMNGNTVALYQSVEEDRQQRAALLLRNVAYVIEAHFEATDKWGERDTPEKHYNMFLRRAREGQCYHRPYLGCREFPAQFELLEGELPASSLRGERDLGWMLWDIDYADGMTPRFFRPTMRNGVIDVERLAQGGGVR, via the coding sequence TTGGGCTATGGGATCAAACTGAAGGTATGGGGCGATTACGCCTGTTTTACCCGCCCGGAGATGAAAGCCGAAAGAGTCAGTTACGATGTCATCACCCCTTCGGCCGCCCGCGGAATCCTGGAGGCCATTCACTGGAAACCGGCCATTCGCTGGGTGGTGGATCGCATCCACGTACTGAAAGAGATCCGCTTTGAGAACTTCCGCCGCAACGAGGTGGGAAGCAAGATTTCCGCAGCCAACGTCAAAAAGGCGATGAATGGAAACACTGTCGCCCTCTATCAATCGGTCGAAGAGGACCGGCAGCAGCGGGCCGCCCTCTTGTTGCGCAACGTGGCCTATGTGATCGAGGCGCACTTCGAAGCGACGGACAAGTGGGGAGAGCGGGACACGCCGGAAAAACACTACAATATGTTCCTTCGCCGGGCGAGGGAGGGACAGTGTTACCACCGCCCCTATCTGGGATGCCGGGAGTTTCCCGCCCAATTTGAACTGCTTGAAGGGGAATTGCCCGCATCGTCCCTTCGGGGAGAGCGGGATCTCGGCTGGATGCTCTGGGACATCGACTACGCCGATGGCATGACGCCGCGCTTCTTCCGTCCCACGATGCGAAACGGGGTCATCGATGTAGAACGGCTCGCGCAGGGAGGTGGCGTTCGGTGA
- the cas3 gene encoding CRISPR-associated helicase Cas3': MKYYAHSLPDQPEEQWQLLHTHLLQTAERAAQFADRFNAAPWGEAAGLLHDIGKYAREFQKRLRGSHISVDHSTAGAQLATRLYPNGQARILAYTSAGHHTGLPDSGFHSAGSQNVKGTLFNRLETPDLHDYSAYMTEITPVPGQRLERLPIGPIKKQQGVSVSLFVRMLFSCLVDADYLDTERFMQPELAALRDPGEDLSALLDKLEKHLEEKCQKAAKTVVNQARADILRQCREKAELAPGLFTLTVPTGGGKTLSAMDFALRHAVKNGLDRVICVIPFTSIIEQNAALYREIFGDDNVLEHHSTYQPERHHPVDAYEDDMADNRALRWKLATENWDKPIVVTTNVQFFESLYANRSSRCRKLHNLARSVIILDEAQMIPDRFLKPCLAALTELVRNYGATMLLCTATQPALNGLLPTEVTSREIIDQPQTLYEQLRRVTVRNAGRLNDEQLIEQLAPHSQALCIVNTRRHARILFEYLGESARMSEGIGVGEGCWHLSALMCPKHRTLKLKEIREALRRGNPCKVISTPLIEAGVDVDFPIVYRAFAGLDSIAQAAGRCNREGKRKNGEVLVFSPDKESPKGWPALMAKLGERAWREGDDPLSLEAIKRFFTYRFEIEAEKLDEQGIIKQLQEGVKPLAFPFKDIAERFRIIDSEQVSVVIPFDDEACSLIDEVAQGRITAAIRRRLQAYTVGVYRFDWLNYCRAGAVKTEGGLIQVLVDKSYYDDNIGLLPCDGRGASTDLLLISD; encoded by the coding sequence TTGAAGTACTACGCCCATTCACTGCCGGACCAGCCGGAAGAGCAATGGCAGTTACTCCACACCCACCTGCTTCAAACGGCGGAACGGGCGGCGCAGTTTGCCGACCGGTTCAACGCTGCTCCATGGGGTGAAGCGGCGGGCCTGCTCCATGACATCGGCAAATACGCGCGGGAGTTTCAGAAGCGGCTGCGCGGCAGTCATATCAGCGTGGATCATTCCACCGCTGGGGCGCAATTGGCAACACGCTTGTATCCCAACGGACAAGCCCGGATACTGGCCTATACATCGGCAGGCCATCATACGGGGTTGCCTGACAGTGGTTTTCACAGCGCAGGAAGCCAAAATGTGAAGGGCACGTTGTTCAATCGGCTGGAAACGCCTGACTTGCATGATTACAGCGCCTACATGACAGAGATCACCCCTGTGCCGGGGCAGAGACTTGAGCGATTGCCCATAGGACCGATAAAAAAGCAGCAAGGCGTCAGCGTCTCCCTCTTTGTCCGCATGCTTTTCTCCTGCTTGGTCGATGCCGATTACCTCGATACGGAACGGTTTATGCAACCGGAACTGGCCGCTTTGCGCGATCCGGGAGAAGACTTATCCGCTCTGCTCGACAAGCTCGAAAAACACCTCGAAGAAAAGTGCCAAAAAGCCGCCAAGACAGTTGTCAACCAGGCCCGCGCCGACATCCTCCGTCAGTGCCGGGAAAAAGCGGAACTGGCGCCGGGGCTGTTTACCCTGACCGTGCCGACAGGCGGCGGGAAGACCTTGTCCGCCATGGACTTCGCCCTGCGCCATGCCGTAAAGAACGGTCTCGACCGAGTGATCTGCGTGATTCCCTTTACGAGTATCATCGAGCAGAATGCCGCTCTCTACCGGGAGATCTTCGGCGATGACAACGTGCTGGAGCATCACAGCACCTACCAGCCGGAGCGCCATCACCCGGTCGACGCGTACGAGGACGATATGGCAGATAACCGGGCTTTGCGCTGGAAACTGGCGACGGAAAACTGGGACAAGCCCATCGTCGTGACGACGAACGTGCAGTTTTTCGAATCGCTGTACGCTAACCGGAGTTCGCGCTGCCGCAAGTTGCACAATCTGGCGCGCAGCGTAATCATCCTCGACGAAGCGCAGATGATCCCTGATCGTTTCCTAAAACCATGTCTGGCCGCCTTGACCGAACTGGTGCGCAATTACGGCGCGACGATGCTCCTTTGCACGGCCACGCAACCGGCGCTGAACGGGTTGCTCCCAACAGAGGTAACGTCGCGGGAAATCATCGACCAACCGCAAACGCTCTATGAGCAGTTGCGGCGGGTCACAGTGCGAAACGCCGGCAGACTGAATGACGAACAGTTGATCGAACAACTGGCGCCTCACAGTCAGGCGCTGTGCATCGTCAACACCCGCCGCCACGCGCGGATACTTTTTGAGTATCTCGGCGAAAGCGCAAGGATGAGCGAAGGCATCGGCGTAGGTGAAGGGTGCTGGCACCTGAGCGCGCTCATGTGCCCGAAGCATCGCACGCTAAAATTAAAGGAAATTCGGGAGGCGCTGAGACGAGGCAACCCTTGCAAGGTCATTTCGACACCCCTCATCGAAGCCGGGGTGGATGTGGACTTTCCAATCGTCTATCGCGCCTTTGCCGGCCTCGACTCCATCGCCCAGGCCGCCGGGCGGTGCAACCGTGAAGGAAAACGCAAGAACGGGGAGGTGCTTGTATTCTCGCCCGACAAAGAATCGCCCAAAGGCTGGCCGGCTCTCATGGCCAAGCTGGGAGAGAGGGCATGGCGCGAGGGGGATGATCCCCTGTCTCTAGAGGCGATTAAACGGTTTTTTACCTATCGTTTCGAAATCGAAGCCGAAAAACTGGACGAACAGGGAATTATCAAACAACTGCAAGAGGGGGTTAAGCCGCTCGCCTTTCCCTTCAAAGACATCGCCGAGCGGTTTCGCATCATCGACAGCGAACAGGTGTCGGTGGTGATTCCCTTCGATGACGAGGCTTGCAGCCTGATTGACGAGGTAGCGCAAGGAAGAATCACAGCGGCCATCCGTCGCCGGTTGCAAGCGTACACCGTTGGCGTCTACCGCTTTGATTGGTTGAACTACTGCCGAGCCGGCGCAGTGAAGACAGAGGGCGGGCTGATCCAGGTGTTGGTCGATAAGAGCTATTATGATGACAATATTGGACTGTTGCCCTGTGATGGAAGGGGGGCCTCAACGGATCTGTTGCTGATTTCCGATTAA
- a CDS encoding copper amine oxidase N-terminal domain-containing protein — MKRIVSLTLFFILLFAPNVYARAQSAVFLIGKLNYIKDDKTITMDVAPYISQERAYVSLRYFADALDIAKQDLLWDETSKKVTFRISKKQIELFVGSNKMMIDGKEEAIEAAPEILNDRVMIPLLILKKMGYFVAWDQATQTIALYF, encoded by the coding sequence TTGAAACGTATTGTGTCGTTAACATTATTCTTCATCCTGTTATTCGCTCCAAACGTTTATGCTAGAGCGCAATCAGCCGTTTTTTTGATCGGCAAACTAAATTATATAAAAGATGATAAAACAATAACCATGGATGTAGCACCCTACATCAGTCAAGAGCGTGCTTACGTATCGCTTAGATACTTTGCCGATGCATTGGATATCGCTAAACAGGATTTACTTTGGGATGAAACCAGCAAAAAAGTGACATTTCGTATTTCAAAAAAACAAATTGAACTATTCGTTGGAAGCAATAAAATGATGATAGACGGAAAAGAAGAAGCGATAGAAGCGGCGCCAGAAATTTTGAATGATCGTGTCATGATTCCCCTATTAATCCTTAAAAAAATGGGGTACTTCGTAGCATGGGATCAGGCCACCCAGACGATAGCCCTTTATTTTTGA
- a CDS encoding SdpI family protein has translation MKKGVFFWINVTLWIVAVLVSLWAYPQLPEQAPVHWNYAGEVDRYGSRLELVAVGPAITLLVLVLSQVTRRLDPLKGNYEKFSSTHETVMTSIVAFMFFLQMTVIANALGWTVKVGRVLPVAIGILFIILGNVMPRVKQNYFMGFRVPWTLADPQIWDKTQRVGGYTMVLGGLAMMLLGLFSSQLPQAAGIALLLTSILAIVFVPTVYAWWLYQKGGTRPVG, from the coding sequence ATGAAAAAGGGTGTTTTTTTCTGGATCAATGTGACCCTGTGGATCGTCGCCGTGCTGGTTTCCCTGTGGGCCTACCCTCAACTGCCGGAACAAGCGCCGGTGCACTGGAACTATGCCGGCGAAGTGGACCGCTACGGCAGCAGGCTCGAACTTGTCGCCGTCGGCCCCGCCATCACCCTGCTGGTCCTTGTGCTGTCCCAGGTGACGCGCCGCCTCGACCCGCTGAAAGGGAATTACGAAAAGTTTTCGTCGACCCATGAAACAGTGATGACGAGCATAGTGGCCTTTATGTTCTTTCTCCAGATGACCGTCATCGCCAACGCCCTTGGCTGGACGGTCAAGGTGGGAAGAGTCCTTCCTGTCGCCATCGGCATTCTGTTCATAATCTTGGGCAATGTGATGCCACGGGTAAAACAGAACTACTTCATGGGCTTCCGGGTCCCCTGGACGCTGGCCGACCCGCAGATCTGGGACAAAACGCAGCGTGTCGGCGGTTACACCATGGTGTTGGGCGGCTTGGCGATGATGCTGCTCGGACTGTTCTCATCCCAGTTGCCGCAGGCCGCCGGAATCGCCCTGTTGCTGACGAGCATCCTCGCGATTGTCTTTGTTCCCACTGTCTATGCCTGGTGGCTCTACCAGAAGGGCGGGACGCGTCCGGTGGGGTAG
- a CDS encoding autorepressor SdpR family transcription factor — translation MNQVFSALADPTRRAILHLLREGEKNAGELAAPFNISKPSVSHHLQVLKSAGLVLDERRGQQIYYSLNTTVFQDVMAWVMTMTDRGEPQQQ, via the coding sequence ATGAACCAAGTCTTTTCCGCCTTGGCCGACCCGACTCGGCGGGCGATTCTCCACCTGCTCCGGGAGGGGGAGAAAAACGCCGGAGAACTGGCGGCTCCGTTCAACATCTCGAAACCGAGCGTCTCCCATCACCTGCAGGTGCTCAAGAGCGCCGGACTCGTCCTTGACGAACGGCGAGGTCAGCAGATCTACTACAGCCTGAACACCACCGTTTTTCAGGATGTGATGGCATGGGTCATGACCATGACCGACCGGGGGGAGCCCCAGCAGCAGTAA
- a CDS encoding thiamine pyrophosphate-binding protein, with protein MTTTVVEVLWKALAKWDVQRAFGVSGDAIFPLLDALGKEPSIQYIGAVSEAGAAFMAGGEARVTGRLGLCVATSGPGAVNLANGVADAYRDGIPLLVITGQVETAKMATAAKQYIDQQQLFAPITGMTVMLTRPESTVDVLKAAMEKAIGDSVPCQISIPQDIQSSPVPLSPVQSSPTAKMIDIPLLTAPSPPGITGDLEQAARLIDGARRPVLIAGRAALPFRDRVLALAEKVNAAIIPAQGARGIFPAMERRFIGGLGEAHIPGPLQQADMVLLIGASPFEHKYIPASIPVVQIEMSPHRLAHSLRPYPLTGDVGRILRQLSDAVRQSAPESGWIREIEQAHEDFLTMIRDEASGEKGTDINPPLVVSLINDLLPDDAIIAVDTGEFMHWFDRGFLPKAQQVLISEYWRPMGAGLPFGIGAQAAAPGKKVVVLTGDGGMNIALPEMITAVRHRLPVVSIVFHDSEYALEKHRMQKQGMLPVGADITTPDYAAVAAACGAEGILVKEKSQLPGALAKALAASTHQPVVVDIVMKSLRPAFL; from the coding sequence TTGACTACAACTGTGGTCGAAGTGCTGTGGAAGGCGCTGGCCAAGTGGGATGTTCAACGGGCCTTCGGGGTTTCCGGCGACGCCATTTTCCCCTTGCTCGACGCCCTGGGGAAGGAACCTTCCATTCAATATATCGGCGCCGTGAGCGAAGCGGGCGCGGCCTTCATGGCCGGCGGCGAAGCGCGGGTGACCGGACGTCTGGGGCTCTGCGTCGCCACGTCGGGCCCCGGCGCTGTCAACCTGGCGAACGGCGTGGCTGACGCCTACCGGGACGGCATCCCCCTGCTGGTTATCACCGGGCAGGTCGAGACGGCAAAAATGGCGACGGCGGCAAAGCAGTACATCGATCAGCAGCAACTGTTTGCGCCCATCACCGGCATGACCGTCATGCTCACCCGGCCGGAGTCGACAGTGGATGTGCTGAAGGCGGCCATGGAAAAAGCGATCGGCGACAGCGTCCCCTGCCAGATCAGCATCCCGCAAGACATCCAATCGAGCCCGGTTCCATTGAGCCCGGTCCAATCGAGCCCCACCGCGAAGATGATTGATATACCTCTCCTGACAGCACCCTCTCCGCCGGGGATAACGGGAGATCTGGAACAGGCAGCCCGTTTGATCGATGGCGCCAGAAGACCGGTCTTAATCGCCGGACGGGCCGCCCTTCCTTTTCGAGACAGGGTCCTGGCATTGGCGGAAAAGGTCAACGCCGCCATCATCCCCGCCCAGGGCGCTCGCGGCATCTTTCCGGCGATGGAAAGACGGTTTATCGGCGGATTGGGGGAAGCCCATATCCCGGGGCCACTCCAGCAAGCCGACATGGTCCTGCTCATCGGGGCATCCCCCTTTGAACACAAATATATTCCCGCCAGCATTCCGGTGGTGCAGATCGAGATGTCACCGCATCGACTTGCTCACTCGTTGCGACCCTATCCCCTCACAGGCGATGTGGGGCGGATCCTTCGTCAATTGAGCGACGCCGTGCGACAAAGCGCTCCCGAATCGGGATGGATCCGGGAAATCGAGCAGGCTCATGAAGACTTTCTGACAATGATCCGAGATGAGGCAAGCGGGGAAAAAGGAACGGACATAAATCCCCCGCTGGTCGTATCCTTAATAAACGATCTGTTGCCTGACGACGCCATCATCGCCGTCGATACGGGTGAGTTTATGCACTGGTTTGATCGCGGTTTCCTTCCGAAAGCGCAACAGGTGCTTATCTCCGAATACTGGCGGCCCATGGGGGCGGGGCTGCCTTTTGGCATCGGCGCGCAAGCCGCCGCGCCGGGAAAAAAGGTCGTTGTCCTCACGGGCGACGGTGGCATGAACATCGCTCTTCCCGAAATGATCACGGCCGTGCGCCACCGTTTGCCGGTCGTCAGCATCGTTTTTCACGATAGCGAGTATGCGCTGGAAAAACACCGCATGCAGAAGCAGGGCATGCTCCCGGTCGGGGCGGATATCACGACGCCGGATTACGCCGCCGTCGCAGCAGCCTGTGGGGCGGAAGGGATCTTAGTGAAGGAAAAATCGCAACTGCCGGGTGCGCTGGCGAAGGCATTGGCAGCGTCAACCCATCAACCGGTCGTTGTCGATATCGTGATGAAATCCCTGCGACCAGCTTTTCTCTGA